Proteins encoded in a region of the Flavobacteriales bacterium genome:
- a CDS encoding UDP-N-acetylmuramate--L-alanine ligase: MDLDRIQNMYYIGIGGIGMSALANYFNGKGLEVAGYDLVSSEITASLESSNVSITYIDAVDQIPSSFLDKDQTLIVYSVAVPKDNAIFNYFIENGYNIMKRSEVLGQVCNAADTTIAVAGTHGKTTTTSMIAHMLNHAGIDCTAFLGGVMQNGESNLRKGITDSIVVVEADEYDRSFLTINPTVAIITSMDHDHIDVYKDRGELESAFNQFANQTKSGGEIIVKEGVSLDVNTGVHQQCYSVNSSCKINASNIRIQENGYLFDFSGSKEDIANIQLNIGGKHNVENAVAAIAAVQNLNLNKEQITESIATFGGVKRRFEYHIKTANIIYIDDYAHHPEELKAFISSVRDLYPTKKLTGIFQPHLYSRTRDLMDDFVLSLELLDEMILLDIYPARELPIEGITSEAIAEKVNVAEKSVLSKEALIIAMKENEYEVVMTIGAGNIAALVESIKNVLQLKLNK; the protein is encoded by the coding sequence TTGGACTTGGATAGAATACAAAATATGTATTACATAGGAATTGGAGGTATCGGAATGAGCGCCTTAGCCAATTACTTCAATGGCAAAGGCCTTGAGGTTGCTGGTTATGATTTGGTGTCTTCTGAAATCACAGCTAGCCTAGAATCCAGTAATGTGAGCATCACCTATATTGATGCTGTAGATCAAATTCCATCCTCTTTTTTAGACAAGGATCAGACATTAATCGTCTATTCTGTCGCTGTACCAAAAGACAATGCCATCTTCAATTACTTTATCGAGAATGGATACAATATAATGAAGCGCTCAGAAGTGTTGGGACAAGTTTGTAATGCCGCCGATACTACAATTGCAGTTGCTGGAACACACGGTAAAACTACCACGACTTCAATGATTGCACATATGCTAAACCATGCAGGAATAGACTGTACTGCTTTTCTTGGAGGTGTAATGCAAAACGGAGAAAGTAATTTGAGAAAAGGTATAACAGATTCTATAGTTGTTGTTGAGGCAGATGAATATGATAGATCCTTTCTAACTATCAATCCAACCGTAGCAATTATTACTTCAATGGATCACGATCACATTGATGTTTATAAGGATAGAGGAGAGTTAGAAAGTGCATTCAATCAATTTGCAAATCAAACCAAAAGTGGTGGTGAAATAATAGTAAAAGAAGGGGTAAGTCTTGATGTTAATACTGGTGTTCACCAGCAATGCTATTCTGTAAATTCATCTTGCAAAATAAATGCCTCCAACATACGAATACAAGAAAATGGTTACCTATTCGATTTCAGTGGTAGCAAAGAAGATATTGCTAATATTCAATTAAACATAGGAGGAAAGCACAATGTAGAGAATGCCGTTGCAGCCATTGCAGCAGTTCAGAATTTGAATTTGAATAAAGAGCAGATTACTGAATCTATTGCAACATTCGGAGGTGTTAAAAGACGATTCGAATATCATATAAAAACGGCAAATATCATTTATATAGATGATTATGCTCATCATCCTGAAGAGTTGAAAGCATTTATTAGCTCCGTTAGGGATCTATATCCAACGAAAAAACTGACAGGTATTTTTCAGCCTCATTTATATTCTAGAACAAGAGATTTGATGGATGATTTTGTGCTCTCATTAGAGCTATTAGACGAGATGATATTATTAGATATCTATCCAGCGAGAGAATTACCAATAGAGGGAATTACATCAGAAGCCATAGCCGAGAAGGTAAATGTTGCTGAAAAAAGTGTTCTGTCAAAAGAAGCCTTAATTATAGCAATGAAAGAAAATGAATATGAAGTGGTAATGACTATAGGTGCTGGGAATATTGCAGCATTGGTTGAGTCAATTAAGAACGTACTACAATTAAAATTGAATAAGTGA
- the murG gene encoding undecaprenyldiphospho-muramoylpentapeptide beta-N-acetylglucosaminyltransferase, with translation MPAPRIIISGGGTGGHIFPAIAIANRLKKENDNTEILFIGASDRMEMEKVPNAGYRIEGLWISGFQRSLNMQNLSFPFKLIASMMKSRRIIKKFKPDAIVGVGGYSSGPVLFNGTRLNIPTLIQEQNSFPGITNRMLANKVSRICVAYDKMERFFPKDKIVKTGNPIRSGIGEIEGKKEAAMQYFGLDANLKTILILGGSLGARSINEGVTESISLLYENDIQVIWQTGSGYYEDIINELESTRVDKIKVHAFIDKMDLAYAACDIVVSRAGAITISELCSVGKATILIPSPNVAEDHQTKNAMSLGEHNAALMVKDKDAIDELGKRSLELINDDSKMKEMSTNIKMLAKDNATEDIVNELLNLIRN, from the coding sequence ATGCCAGCGCCTAGAATAATTATAAGCGGAGGAGGCACTGGAGGGCATATCTTTCCAGCCATTGCGATTGCAAATAGGTTGAAGAAGGAAAATGATAATACGGAGATCTTGTTTATTGGGGCAAGTGATAGAATGGAAATGGAAAAAGTTCCGAATGCGGGTTATCGAATAGAAGGTTTATGGATAAGTGGATTTCAAAGAAGTTTAAACATGCAAAATCTCTCTTTCCCATTTAAACTAATTGCAAGTATGATGAAGTCGAGACGTATCATTAAGAAGTTTAAACCAGATGCTATTGTTGGTGTTGGAGGTTATTCTAGTGGACCTGTCTTGTTCAATGGTACCAGACTTAATATCCCAACTTTAATACAAGAGCAAAATTCTTTCCCCGGTATTACCAATCGCATGTTGGCTAATAAGGTGAGCAGAATATGTGTTGCTTATGATAAGATGGAAAGATTTTTTCCAAAGGATAAAATCGTAAAAACGGGTAACCCAATAAGAAGTGGAATAGGGGAAATTGAGGGTAAGAAAGAAGCAGCGATGCAATATTTTGGGTTAGATGCAAATTTGAAAACGATTCTAATATTAGGTGGCAGCTTAGGAGCTCGGTCTATTAACGAAGGAGTCACAGAAAGTATAAGTCTTCTATACGAGAATGATATCCAAGTTATTTGGCAAACAGGAAGTGGATACTATGAGGATATTATAAATGAGCTCGAGAGTACTCGCGTAGATAAGATTAAAGTGCATGCATTTATAGACAAAATGGATTTGGCTTATGCGGCATGTGATATTGTTGTGAGCAGAGCAGGAGCCATAACTATTTCAGAATTGTGTTCAGTTGGTAAGGCGACGATTCTAATTCCTTCACCAAACGTTGCGGAAGATCATCAAACAAAGAACGCGATGTCTTTAGGAGAGCACAATGCAGCATTAATGGTTAAGGATAAAGACGCTATTGATGAGTTAGGAAAAAGATCTCTGGAGTTAATTAATGATGATAGTAAAATGAAAGAAATGAGCACCAATATTAAAATGCTGGCAAAGGATAATGCGACAGAAGATATAGTAAATGAATTATTGAATTTAATACGGAATTAA
- a CDS encoding FtsW/RodA/SpoVE family cell cycle protein codes for MKSITKYIKGDKVIWFTVFLLCIASVLTVYSSIVTLAFKYRSGDTEYYLFEHGKIIILGLGIMYLTHLIPHRYYSRISQIALYLVIPLLLYTLLKGTNLNQADRWLTLPIINKTFQPSEIAKLVLIIYVARILAKKQDQIKDFKGAFLPIIVPVITICALIMPADFSTAAILFATCVILMFIGRINMKYIGIMIGMMGLAMAFLILIMWSIPEETLRDKGRVLTWKHRIENFASGEEKANFQAEQSKIAIAMGGIPGQGPGKSVQRNFLPHPYSDFIFAIVIEEYGLIGASFLILLYLILLFRGIKIATILPNSFGSFLAVGCCYGIVFQALINMAVAVNIFPVTGQTLPLISKGGTSIWFTCIALGMILSVSREVVNEKNEYVNASA; via the coding sequence TTGAAGTCAATAACAAAATATATAAAAGGAGATAAGGTAATCTGGTTCACGGTATTTTTACTGTGTATCGCTTCTGTGTTAACGGTATATAGTTCTATCGTTACCCTAGCATTTAAATATAGGTCGGGGGATACAGAATATTACTTATTTGAACATGGTAAGATTATTATCCTTGGTTTGGGGATAATGTATCTAACTCATCTAATTCCTCATCGATACTATTCGAGGATATCTCAAATTGCACTATATCTCGTTATTCCATTACTGTTATATACCCTCTTAAAGGGTACTAACCTTAATCAGGCCGATAGATGGCTAACCTTACCAATTATTAATAAAACGTTCCAGCCTTCTGAGATAGCTAAGCTTGTATTGATAATTTACGTTGCTCGTATACTGGCCAAAAAGCAAGACCAGATCAAGGATTTTAAAGGAGCATTTTTACCAATAATAGTCCCTGTTATTACAATATGTGCGCTTATTATGCCTGCAGATTTTTCTACTGCAGCAATCCTTTTTGCTACATGTGTCATCTTAATGTTTATCGGAAGAATAAATATGAAGTACATAGGTATAATGATTGGGATGATGGGACTTGCAATGGCGTTCCTTATTCTAATTATGTGGAGTATCCCAGAAGAAACTCTTAGGGATAAAGGACGGGTACTTACTTGGAAGCATAGGATAGAAAACTTTGCAAGTGGAGAGGAGAAAGCCAACTTTCAAGCAGAACAGTCTAAAATTGCCATTGCCATGGGGGGTATCCCAGGACAAGGCCCAGGAAAAAGCGTTCAACGGAACTTCCTTCCTCACCCTTATTCGGATTTTATATTTGCCATTGTTATTGAAGAATATGGATTAATAGGGGCTTCGTTTCTAATACTATTATACCTAATACTGCTGTTCCGAGGGATTAAAATAGCCACCATATTACCAAATTCATTCGGGTCTTTTTTAGCTGTAGGTTGTTGTTATGGAATAGTATTCCAAGCATTAATTAACATGGCAGTTGCAGTTAATATATTTCCTGTAACAGGTCAAACATTACCTCTTATTAGCAAGGGAGGTACCTCAATTTGGTTTACTTGTATTGCATTAGGAATGATATTAAGTGTTAGTAGAGAAGTTGTAAACGAGAAAAATGAATATGTCAATGCCAGCGCCTAG